One part of the Sporosarcina ureae genome encodes these proteins:
- a CDS encoding ATP-binding cassette domain-containing protein, with amino-acid sequence MAILQLKNVSYAYKNNKNKKILNSVSTEFEKGVFYAILGTSGSGKTTLLSLLAGLDEPQYGEVKFTGEDIKVKGYRHHRKNQISLVFQNYNLIDYMTPLENLKLVNKRADKQILLDFGLDLTDIKRNVLQLSGGQQQRVAIARALVTDVPIILADEPTGNLDAETADDIIGVLKQSAHMQGKCVIVVTHSKHLANQADVVLELKNQKLLQLEKTMPTRF; translated from the coding sequence ATGGCAATTTTACAACTGAAAAATGTTTCATATGCATACAAAAACAACAAGAATAAAAAAATATTGAACAGTGTAAGCACGGAATTCGAGAAAGGTGTGTTTTATGCCATCCTTGGTACATCCGGATCCGGCAAAACGACATTATTGTCGTTGCTTGCCGGATTGGATGAGCCACAATATGGCGAAGTGAAATTCACCGGAGAAGATATTAAGGTGAAAGGCTATCGGCATCACCGGAAAAACCAAATTTCACTAGTCTTCCAAAATTATAATTTGATTGATTACATGACGCCTTTGGAAAACTTGAAGCTTGTCAACAAACGGGCTGATAAGCAGATCCTGTTAGATTTTGGATTGGATTTAACGGATATCAAACGTAATGTTTTGCAACTATCAGGCGGGCAGCAGCAGCGTGTGGCGATTGCAAGGGCGTTAGTGACGGACGTTCCGATCATTTTAGCAGATGAGCCAACCGGTAACTTAGATGCAGAGACTGCGGATGATATTATTGGAGTTTTAAAGCAGAGTGCGCATATGCAAGGAAAATGCGTCATTGTCGTAACCCACAGTAAACACCTTGCGAATCAGGCCGACGTGGTTCTTGAATTAAAAAATCAAAAACTTTTGCAACTAGAAAAAACCATGCCAACGCGATTCTGA
- a CDS encoding toprim domain-containing protein gives MKPVIVAEKPSQAKAYAEAFTVKSRHKTHIELANSQLFPHGAIITWGVGHLVELKEPKAYDARWNRWTLGSLPILPERYEFQIAKGKYAQFQAVKKFILSASTVINACDVHISL, from the coding sequence ATGAAACCAGTTATTGTAGCCGAAAAACCATCCCAAGCAAAAGCCTATGCAGAAGCTTTCACGGTGAAAAGCCGCCACAAAACACATATCGAACTTGCCAATAGTCAACTTTTTCCGCACGGCGCTATTATTACCTGGGGTGTCGGCCACCTTGTCGAATTAAAAGAGCCTAAAGCCTATGATGCACGCTGGAATCGGTGGACACTTGGCAGTTTACCAATTTTACCCGAACGCTATGAATTTCAAATTGCGAAAGGCAAATATGCACAGTTTCAAGCGGTGAAAAAATTTATTTTATCAGCTTCAACAGTGATTAATGCATGTGACGTACACATATCTCTATAA
- a CDS encoding sensor histidine kinase → MKKLKLFPKTFLYTMGIMSIIVLLVHGLMYVMLPSFYLEQKKEEVNVKANELMSALEKTNEAQAVKIAEQYAIQHNVNITLFINDKAYRYQGFTPIDIFFDPGMEEELFEIPSEVEINTAQLGETESPQVILGKRTFENEDYLPYEFHLLLSIQPVNETKQVAFKLLPYSIAISFIISLIAAYIYSSVITRPIKNILSATKDMEKLIKDSHCLVESEDEIGMLAENINSLYDTLWNTIESLEQKLNDISEVEKEKVEFLRAASHELKTPLTSLHVLLENMRYEIGKYKDRDFYLGQAQEMVMDSTKMVQNILNTSKLQTVSHEEQKENVDVREVLLETVDSYKILAKAKEIQLTLQIEDTCFIYMNKNALRKIFSNLLANAVNYTPRGKRIVLRIAEGQISIENECTPLSEEVLAQVFKAFYRPDFSRNRKDGGTGLGLYIVKDILTHTNLRHSFTPTDIGMKFIIECPPTQ, encoded by the coding sequence ATGAAAAAGCTGAAACTATTTCCGAAGACCTTCCTCTACACGATGGGCATTATGAGCATTATCGTCTTGCTCGTCCACGGGCTCATGTATGTCATGCTCCCCTCTTTTTATCTTGAACAGAAGAAAGAAGAAGTGAATGTGAAGGCGAATGAGCTGATGAGCGCATTGGAGAAAACAAATGAAGCGCAAGCCGTGAAAATCGCCGAGCAATATGCGATCCAGCATAACGTGAATATTACGCTTTTTATTAACGATAAAGCTTACAGATACCAAGGGTTTACACCTATTGATATTTTCTTCGACCCTGGAATGGAAGAGGAGCTATTCGAAATCCCTTCAGAGGTGGAAATCAATACAGCTCAACTAGGCGAAACAGAGTCACCTCAAGTCATCCTTGGGAAGCGTACATTTGAAAATGAAGATTATTTGCCTTATGAATTTCATCTTTTATTAAGCATTCAACCGGTAAATGAGACGAAGCAAGTGGCTTTCAAATTACTTCCTTATTCGATAGCCATCAGCTTTATCATTTCCCTTATTGCTGCCTATATTTACAGTTCGGTCATTACAAGGCCCATCAAAAACATCCTGTCCGCCACAAAAGATATGGAAAAACTAATCAAGGATAGCCATTGCCTTGTCGAAAGCGAAGACGAAATCGGGATGTTAGCAGAAAACATTAACTCTCTATATGACACCTTATGGAATACGATTGAATCGCTTGAACAAAAGCTCAATGATATCAGCGAGGTGGAAAAAGAAAAAGTAGAATTCTTACGAGCTGCTTCCCATGAATTGAAAACACCGTTAACATCCTTACATGTTTTATTGGAGAACATGAGATATGAAATTGGTAAATACAAGGACAGGGATTTCTATTTGGGACAGGCCCAAGAGATGGTAATGGATTCCACCAAAATGGTGCAAAACATATTAAATACGAGCAAATTGCAGACCGTCTCACACGAAGAACAGAAGGAGAATGTAGATGTCAGGGAAGTTTTATTAGAGACAGTCGATTCCTATAAGATTTTGGCGAAAGCAAAAGAAATCCAATTGACCCTACAAATAGAAGATACTTGCTTCATCTATATGAATAAGAATGCTTTGAGAAAAATATTCTCCAATCTTCTAGCGAATGCCGTCAACTATACTCCTAGGGGAAAAAGAATCGTACTCCGAATTGCGGAAGGACAGATTTCCATCGAAAATGAATGCACGCCACTTTCAGAGGAAGTATTGGCGCAAGTTTTTAAAGCTTTTTACCGACCAGACTTCAGCAGGAATCGAAAAGACGGTGGAACGGGTTTAGGCCTGTACATTGTAAAAGATATTTTGACACATACAAATCTCCGCCACTCTTTTACGCCGACTGACATAGGGATGAAATTCATCATTGAATGCCCCCCGACTCAATAG
- a CDS encoding transposase family protein — MTIRKLDWYNKEKEVLKMNLLSWTPPDTFMELLHVEAASEITRLIVESTRSSSCCPTCSRSSNQSHSRYTRKVQDEPYNGRPAELLILSRKWFCEYEDCPVKIFTERFDGLSPNRRRTQRAEDILRKIAFSTSCLTAEKIAHAIHMPISHDALLALIYRTDIISEVSPFPGN; from the coding sequence ATGACAATCAGAAAGCTAGATTGGTATAATAAAGAGAAAGAGGTGTTGAAGATGAACCTTTTAAGCTGGACGCCTCCCGACACTTTTATGGAATTGCTTCATGTGGAAGCAGCCTCTGAAATAACCAGACTGATTGTTGAAAGTACCCGATCCTCTTCCTGCTGCCCCACTTGTTCTCGATCCAGTAACCAATCTCATAGCCGATATACACGCAAGGTTCAAGATGAACCTTACAATGGCCGTCCTGCGGAATTGCTGATCCTCTCACGGAAATGGTTTTGTGAATATGAGGATTGCCCGGTGAAAATTTTTACCGAAAGGTTTGATGGTCTGTCGCCTAATCGGCGCCGTACTCAGCGTGCGGAGGATATCCTTCGTAAAATTGCCTTCTCCACGAGCTGCCTCACGGCCGAGAAGATCGCTCATGCCATCCATATGCCAATCAGCCACGACGCACTATTGGCTTTAATTTACCGGACAGACATCATATCTGAGGTGTCTCCCTTTCCTGGGAATTGA
- a CDS encoding UvrD-helicase domain-containing protein: MLLTDDDILYAESLLLKEGESFNDERRNIIKNLDNVDILASPGSGKTTALLAKLAILSTKLSFENNKGICILTHTNTAIDEVKSRLGVSGNNLFRYPNNCSTIQSFVNQFLAIPAYVHFYGKRPLRIDNEIYNEVISKEFYNHLPWNLQYGIQKMNINVTKIRFNLNDATLVNGLYGNPIYKNRESASYIALKKLKENIMEEGILCYDDAYYLAFKYLRANPDLKELFSKRFRHLFIDEMQDTMEHQIAILGLIFDETVIIQRIGDPNQAIYDGSNATGSWDINKESILQISDSKRFSRKIASVVQNICITPQELVGNLMIEEIAPRILVFNEDNQENVFSHFSRLIIKNNLHTHDESIFKAVGWVAEHENESGITNYRNSYKKELKKKQDFNHLKSYLLKGNNDEIINNGSNYYRSRILRGLLKALRIMNEKNNNKYFTGRSFLIYLQENNEDVFNQLLLNLSIWCLKIQNDEEILDEVISFITCEIKEIFNWSDIYRLDVFLQANLEDVTVEHQIPTNVFTFSEDDIEVNIAISSIHGVKGETHTATLYLETFYYDYDIKRIIEYLKGQHIKTTAKRKLQNLKMAYVGMTRPSHLLCVAVSEETISGHEEELKIAGWEIEYLDKVTIAQP, from the coding sequence ATGCTACTTACGGATGATGATATTTTATACGCGGAAAGTTTATTATTAAAAGAGGGGGAATCTTTTAACGATGAACGAAGAAATATTATTAAAAATTTAGATAATGTAGATATATTAGCGAGTCCAGGTAGCGGGAAAACAACTGCCTTACTAGCGAAACTAGCAATTTTAAGTACAAAACTTTCATTTGAGAATAATAAGGGTATTTGTATTCTTACTCATACCAATACTGCCATTGATGAAGTGAAAAGTAGATTAGGTGTATCAGGAAATAACCTTTTTAGATACCCAAATAACTGTAGCACGATACAATCTTTCGTTAATCAATTCTTGGCAATCCCAGCCTATGTACATTTCTATGGAAAAAGGCCACTCAGGATAGATAACGAAATATACAATGAAGTTATCAGTAAAGAATTTTATAACCATTTACCTTGGAATTTACAATATGGTATACAAAAAATGAACATAAATGTAACAAAGATTAGATTCAATTTAAACGATGCTACTTTGGTAAATGGCTTGTATGGAAACCCCATTTATAAGAATCGCGAGAGCGCTAGCTATATTGCTCTAAAAAAGTTGAAAGAGAATATAATGGAAGAAGGTATCCTTTGTTATGATGATGCATATTACTTAGCTTTTAAATATCTCAGAGCGAACCCTGATCTTAAAGAGCTATTTTCTAAACGATTTCGTCATCTTTTTATTGACGAAATGCAAGATACAATGGAACATCAGATTGCTATACTTGGTTTGATTTTTGATGAAACGGTTATTATCCAGAGAATTGGCGATCCCAATCAAGCAATATATGACGGCTCCAATGCCACCGGAAGTTGGGATATTAACAAAGAATCTATTCTTCAAATATCGGACAGTAAGCGTTTTTCGCGTAAAATAGCATCTGTTGTACAAAATATATGTATTACTCCGCAAGAATTAGTTGGAAATCTGATGATTGAGGAAATAGCCCCTCGTATTTTAGTTTTTAACGAAGATAACCAAGAAAATGTATTCTCACATTTTTCGAGATTAATCATTAAAAACAACCTCCATACACATGATGAAAGTATTTTTAAAGCCGTTGGATGGGTAGCAGAGCATGAAAATGAATCAGGTATAACCAATTACCGAAATTCATATAAAAAAGAACTTAAAAAGAAACAAGATTTTAATCATTTAAAGAGTTACTTACTAAAAGGCAATAACGATGAAATTATAAATAACGGTAGTAATTACTATAGATCAAGAATTCTAAGAGGTCTTTTAAAAGCACTAAGAATAATGAATGAAAAAAACAACAACAAATACTTTACAGGTCGATCGTTCTTGATATATCTCCAAGAAAATAATGAAGATGTTTTTAATCAATTATTATTAAATCTTTCTATATGGTGCTTAAAAATTCAAAACGACGAAGAAATATTGGACGAAGTAATTTCCTTCATTACTTGTGAAATTAAAGAGATTTTTAATTGGAGCGACATTTATAGATTAGATGTTTTTCTTCAAGCAAATTTAGAGGATGTAACGGTGGAACATCAGATACCAACTAACGTTTTTACTTTTTCAGAAGATGATATAGAAGTTAACATAGCAATTTCTTCGATTCATGGTGTTAAAGGCGAGACGCATACTGCAACACTTTATCTGGAAACCTTTTATTATGACTATGATATTAAACGAATAATTGAGTATTTGAAAGGACAGCACATTAAAACCACCGCAAAAAGAAAATTACAAAACCTAAAGATGGCCTATGTCGGAATGACACGCCCCTCCCATTTACTCTGTGTAGCAGTTAGCGAAGAGACTATAAGTGGACATGAGGAAGAATTGAAGATAGCTGGTTGGGAAATTGAGTACCTTGATAAAGTAACAATAGCCCAACCTTAG
- a CDS encoding transposase encodes MICDHQQGIPLALLPDRRPETVARWLKRFPSVQVVSRDGFTAFRQAISRANPAINQVYDRWHLIRNAKKQVDTHLASHMPASINWSEAAEGMPIPLTASEKAAIARQSQKWSLILEIQAEHKSGKNLSELSREFQLDWRTIQKYVNLQSPPIDRRIRAKPIDAYAEEVIQLEQAGHTVKSIYQLVQGQGYEGTYSAVRSLVQSERKKRKYNVPKKISVSRRKLAAIIWKPRDEHNEEEQVLLKQCLSLYPSAKEFVESVQVLRLSFSKPNEDQFLQWMNAQLLDRTSPFHHYARRLRSDLQAIRNSFIQPYSNGRLEGQINRLKTIKRVTYGRASLKLLEKRVLYRTQ; translated from the coding sequence ATGATCTGCGATCATCAGCAAGGAATTCCGCTGGCTTTGTTACCCGATCGCCGTCCCGAAACCGTCGCCAGATGGCTGAAGCGTTTTCCATCGGTGCAAGTGGTAAGCAGAGATGGTTTCACTGCCTTCCGGCAGGCGATTTCCAGAGCGAACCCTGCCATTAACCAAGTGTATGACCGATGGCACTTGATTCGAAATGCCAAAAAACAAGTCGATACACATTTGGCGTCTCATATGCCTGCTTCGATTAACTGGAGTGAAGCAGCGGAAGGAATGCCGATCCCTTTGACAGCTTCTGAAAAAGCTGCGATTGCACGGCAGTCACAAAAATGGTCTCTAATCCTAGAGATTCAAGCGGAACATAAAAGCGGAAAAAATCTCTCCGAACTCTCCAGAGAATTCCAATTGGATTGGAGAACCATCCAAAAATATGTCAATTTACAGTCTCCGCCAATCGATCGTAGAATCCGTGCGAAACCTATTGACGCCTACGCTGAGGAGGTTATTCAATTAGAACAGGCGGGCCATACAGTCAAATCCATCTATCAGCTCGTTCAAGGACAAGGTTATGAAGGAACCTATTCGGCAGTGCGCTCACTGGTTCAATCAGAAAGGAAAAAGCGAAAATATAACGTTCCAAAAAAGATATCGGTATCACGGCGAAAACTTGCCGCTATTATCTGGAAGCCGAGAGATGAACATAATGAGGAAGAACAAGTACTGCTTAAACAATGTCTATCTCTTTACCCTTCGGCAAAAGAGTTTGTTGAATCAGTACAAGTGCTTCGCCTATCCTTCTCTAAGCCAAATGAGGACCAGTTTTTACAATGGATGAATGCCCAGCTCTTGGACCGAACCTCTCCCTTTCATCATTATGCACGCCGTCTTCGAAGCGATTTGCAGGCTATCCGGAATTCTTTCATACAACCGTATAGTAATGGCCGGCTGGAAGGGCAGATTAATCGTCTCAAAACCATCAAACGGGTTACTTATGGTCGTGCAAGTTTGAAATTGCTGGAGAAGCGTGTACTTTACCGCACTCAATGA
- a CDS encoding response regulator transcription factor — MKKRILVVEDEETTREGIAEYLTVKGYEVVAVEDGEDAIHEFSRTVFDLVVLDIMLPKADGFDVLKTIRDSSRTSVLMLTAMDDEYTQIMSFEEQADDYMSKPFSLAVLEKRIEALLRRSRPDYNRELWIYGDGKVDFSGFSATYQEEAVDVKPKEIKLLQLLVEHPGQVLTREQILDKLWDYEEAPLDRVIDVYIKNLRKKLHLDCIKTVRGVGYKYEESV, encoded by the coding sequence ATGAAAAAAAGGATTTTAGTAGTAGAAGATGAGGAAACGACACGAGAAGGCATTGCCGAATATCTCACAGTGAAAGGGTATGAAGTGGTGGCTGTAGAGGACGGCGAAGACGCGATTCACGAATTTAGCCGCACGGTTTTCGACTTAGTCGTTTTAGATATTATGCTTCCAAAAGCGGACGGCTTTGACGTTCTGAAGACGATTAGGGATTCAAGCCGGACTTCGGTACTTATGCTAACTGCGATGGACGACGAGTACACACAAATCATGAGCTTCGAGGAACAAGCGGATGATTATATGAGTAAACCATTTTCCCTTGCCGTGCTAGAAAAGCGGATTGAGGCCTTGCTCAGAAGAAGCAGGCCTGATTATAACAGGGAATTATGGATATATGGGGATGGAAAAGTGGATTTCTCCGGCTTTAGTGCAACCTATCAAGAGGAAGCGGTCGATGTCAAACCGAAAGAAATTAAGTTATTGCAGCTATTGGTCGAGCATCCCGGACAAGTCCTTACGCGCGAGCAAATTTTAGACAAATTATGGGATTATGAGGAGGCACCACTAGACCGTGTCATTGATGTGTATATTAAGAATCTTAGGAAGAAGCTTCATCTTGACTGCATAAAAACCGTAAGAGGCGTCGGATATAAATATGAGGAATCTGTATGA
- a CDS encoding ATP-dependent nuclease, with protein sequence MYLAELKIWNFRKFSSNEDSPGLALNFTPGLNLLVGENNSGKTAIVDAIKYTIHTQSYESIRIEYEDFHLSVGETDETKRASEFRVECIFRGFSNDEAKNFLEWLGMEKNNQGKYEYYLKVFLIAKRKKDTIYYDIKAGPDHEGKQLSGEARNLLRSTYLKPLRDAEKEMSPRRNSRLAQILNSHDAFKGKEEEHYIFETIKEANEKIQSYFKGIDHAGAPLPDQEGKNLLEEINNYLEEFGGINNKLQSNFTLARLNLKSILERLNLEITDNKSGLGSQNLLFIATELLLLKRDSYQGLKLALVEEIEAHLHVQAQIRLIDYLQEEVKSSDVQLIMTTHSTDLASKVRLENLIICKDDKAFPMGQNYTTLDKGDYLFLERFLDSTKANLFFAQGVILVEGDSENLLLPTIADIIEKPFSKYGVTVVNVGNTAFLRYSRIFKRQHPELGVLNIPVAAITDNDIKPDCYKTREPEVNTKSDLEKVKSIEQRRTDKSNNIDGQNVKLFISPDWTLEYDIALGRLQKELLTAVLSAEKIGNSNIIGLTPEKEKKISKDIDKIYEEWEKDGTSNEDKAFYIYYDLVLGKKISKAIIAQCFAEILEKKKEEDHQDIKHKIISDSQLQYLVLAINHVTNGVE encoded by the coding sequence ATGTATTTAGCGGAGTTAAAGATCTGGAACTTTAGAAAATTTTCCTCAAATGAAGATAGCCCTGGCTTAGCTCTTAATTTCACTCCTGGATTAAACCTTTTAGTTGGTGAAAACAATTCGGGAAAAACAGCAATTGTAGATGCAATAAAATACACCATACATACTCAGAGCTACGAGAGCATTAGAATTGAGTATGAGGATTTCCATCTATCTGTCGGAGAAACCGATGAAACAAAAAGAGCTAGTGAATTTCGTGTCGAGTGCATTTTCAGAGGATTTAGTAATGACGAGGCAAAAAATTTTTTAGAGTGGCTAGGTATGGAGAAAAATAATCAGGGCAAATACGAATATTATCTTAAAGTATTTTTAATTGCAAAAAGAAAGAAAGACACTATTTATTATGATATTAAAGCAGGACCGGACCATGAAGGAAAACAACTTAGTGGAGAAGCAAGAAACCTTTTAAGAAGTACTTACCTTAAACCTTTACGAGATGCTGAAAAGGAAATGTCACCCAGAAGAAATTCTCGATTAGCACAAATCTTAAACAGTCATGATGCATTCAAAGGGAAAGAAGAAGAACATTATATTTTTGAAACTATTAAGGAAGCAAATGAAAAGATTCAAAGTTACTTCAAAGGTATAGATCATGCCGGAGCACCATTACCTGACCAAGAAGGTAAGAATTTATTAGAGGAAATCAATAACTACTTAGAGGAGTTCGGAGGTATTAATAATAAACTCCAATCAAATTTTACTTTAGCAAGATTAAATCTGAAAAGCATACTTGAAAGATTGAACCTAGAAATAACAGATAACAAATCAGGACTGGGTTCTCAAAATTTACTATTCATCGCAACGGAATTGTTACTTTTAAAAAGAGACTCATATCAAGGCTTAAAACTGGCACTGGTCGAAGAGATTGAAGCTCATCTACATGTCCAAGCACAAATTAGACTGATTGATTATCTTCAGGAAGAAGTAAAAAGTTCCGATGTTCAATTAATTATGACTACGCATAGTACTGACCTTGCATCAAAAGTACGACTAGAAAATTTAATAATCTGCAAAGATGACAAAGCTTTTCCTATGGGACAAAATTACACAACTTTAGATAAAGGCGACTATTTATTTTTAGAACGCTTCTTAGACTCGACTAAAGCAAACCTGTTCTTTGCACAAGGGGTCATTCTGGTGGAAGGTGATTCTGAGAACTTATTATTACCGACAATCGCAGATATAATAGAGAAACCTTTCTCCAAGTACGGTGTAACTGTAGTTAATGTGGGCAATACAGCTTTTTTAAGATATTCAAGGATTTTTAAAAGACAACATCCAGAACTCGGAGTGTTAAATATTCCTGTTGCAGCAATAACCGATAACGATATTAAGCCCGATTGTTACAAAACGAGAGAGCCAGAAGTTAACACAAAGAGCGATTTAGAAAAAGTGAAATCTATAGAACAAAGAAGAACTGATAAAAGCAATAATATAGATGGTCAGAATGTAAAATTGTTTATATCTCCTGATTGGACATTAGAATATGATATCGCATTGGGTAGACTACAAAAAGAATTATTAACAGCAGTTCTTAGTGCAGAAAAAATAGGAAACAGTAATATCATCGGTTTAACACCTGAAAAGGAGAAAAAAATTTCAAAGGACATTGACAAAATATATGAAGAATGGGAGAAAGATGGCACTTCTAATGAAGATAAGGCTTTTTATATTTATTATGATTTAGTACTAGGAAAAAAAATATCAAAAGCAATAATCGCTCAATGCTTTGCCGAGATTTTAGAAAAAAAGAAAGAAGAGGATCACCAAGATATTAAGCACAAGATTATTAGTGATTCGCAATTGCAGTATCTTGTACTGGCAATTAACCATGTCACAAATGGAGTTGAGTAA
- a CDS encoding FtsX-like permease family protein has product MSMIKRAWYYVTRKKSKSLLMFLILFGIATATISGIAIKKATVDTRSKLNQSINASFTLENNLQNNMGVGSRGLGNVPASAVEQIKSIDGITEVNASMLGEVDLIDLQKVKLTNPRVQYNESLEAYKNFSDLEGMTDSSLDNKFISGVLSLSKGRHITKEDTQKVLVHEEFAELNDLKLHDKIYVQASVLSSVPPNEAVTKEKMALEIIGMFSGSNMDRATTEHELVENAIISDMQTVKLLRGYNDTSAIYQNVNFYLNDPKELPTILDKVGKLPIDWSNYQITKSSNDYPALTASLDSMDELINKMLIGIIVISAIILSLVLAFWVNGRIHETGVLLSLGVSKINIITQYVVELVIIAVVSFGLSYFSGQAIAQKIGDSMVQQASEVGAMSAQQDLGGMQLGADPNSGTFTKTLDGIDVSITLAEMGYVWFIGGLIILLSVSISSIFIIRLKPKEILSKMS; this is encoded by the coding sequence ATGTCAATGATAAAACGTGCATGGTATTACGTCACAAGAAAAAAGAGCAAGTCGCTGCTCATGTTCCTCATTCTGTTCGGAATCGCCACTGCGACAATTAGCGGAATTGCAATTAAAAAGGCGACTGTAGATACGAGAAGCAAACTCAACCAATCGATCAATGCTAGCTTCACGCTAGAAAATAATTTACAGAACAATATGGGAGTTGGTAGCCGTGGCCTGGGGAATGTACCCGCTTCTGCAGTCGAACAGATTAAGTCGATTGACGGAATTACAGAAGTCAATGCAAGTATGCTAGGTGAGGTTGATCTGATTGATTTACAAAAAGTGAAACTTACGAATCCCAGGGTCCAGTATAATGAGTCGCTTGAAGCGTATAAGAACTTCTCCGACTTGGAAGGAATGACAGATTCTTCTTTAGATAATAAATTCATCAGTGGAGTCCTTTCGCTTTCAAAAGGAAGACATATTACGAAAGAAGATACACAGAAAGTGCTAGTGCATGAGGAATTTGCAGAACTGAACGATCTAAAACTGCATGATAAAATTTACGTACAGGCAAGTGTATTATCTTCGGTTCCACCAAACGAAGCTGTAACAAAAGAAAAAATGGCGCTTGAAATTATAGGGATGTTCAGTGGAAGCAATATGGATAGGGCGACGACAGAGCATGAACTAGTAGAGAATGCCATCATCTCAGATATGCAAACAGTTAAGTTACTGAGAGGGTATAACGATACGTCGGCCATCTACCAAAATGTCAACTTCTATCTAAATGACCCGAAAGAGCTGCCCACCATACTTGACAAGGTAGGCAAACTGCCGATTGATTGGTCAAATTACCAAATCACAAAGTCTTCCAATGACTATCCGGCGTTAACAGCTTCCTTGGATAGCATGGATGAACTCATCAATAAGATGCTGATTGGAATTATCGTCATCAGCGCAATTATCTTATCGTTAGTTCTTGCTTTTTGGGTGAATGGAAGAATTCATGAAACAGGTGTCTTACTATCATTAGGCGTCTCAAAAATAAACATCATCACTCAATATGTTGTTGAATTAGTAATTATAGCTGTCGTTAGTTTCGGTCTGTCCTATTTCTCAGGCCAAGCGATTGCGCAAAAGATTGGGGATAGCATGGTTCAGCAGGCTAGTGAAGTAGGTGCAATGAGTGCCCAGCAAGATCTTGGAGGGATGCAGCTAGGAGCGGATCCCAATTCGGGTACATTCACAAAAACATTGGACGGTATCGATGTATCCATTACACTCGCTGAAATGGGGTATGTATGGTTCATCGGTGGATTGATCATCTTGCTGTCAGTCAGTATCTCTTCCATCTTTATCATTCGGTTGAAACCGAAAGAAATACTTTCGAAAATGAGTTAG
- a CDS encoding S1 family peptidase, producing MRRQFGLKALLIGGILVLTGCGMTKEKVDQETITELEKDAAENGKTVEIEDEDKDKSRTEIQQVENTKYQSIVWIGEAGKKEHGTGFLMGNNKILTNRHVVDSVEENKMIVRVKNDSGETIDYKVKKVTPSQTEEIDLAIIEVSPTEDGQTIDDNIEHFELASLEDIKKVEVGDAVNTIGYPGDKEDGTLWDSKGKVLMFLGENYLAYDAFITHGNSGSPLFNEDGKVIGLSNASNDGADGEIMGFGFLLTDEIYKFIEINR from the coding sequence ATGAGAAGACAGTTTGGACTAAAAGCTCTTTTAATTGGGGGGATACTTGTACTTACCGGTTGCGGTATGACGAAGGAAAAAGTAGACCAAGAAACGATAACGGAGCTAGAAAAAGATGCAGCTGAAAATGGAAAGACGGTTGAAATAGAAGACGAAGATAAAGATAAAAGTAGAACTGAAATTCAACAGGTTGAAAATACTAAATACCAATCAATTGTATGGATTGGAGAAGCAGGAAAAAAAGAACACGGTACAGGATTTTTGATGGGCAATAATAAAATCTTGACGAATAGGCATGTCGTAGACTCTGTCGAGGAAAATAAGATGATTGTCCGTGTAAAAAATGATTCTGGTGAGACGATTGATTATAAAGTGAAAAAGGTCACGCCTTCTCAAACTGAAGAAATAGATTTGGCAATCATTGAAGTAAGTCCGACCGAGGATGGACAAACAATCGATGACAATATTGAGCATTTTGAGCTTGCTTCACTGGAGGATATAAAGAAAGTCGAAGTAGGAGATGCCGTCAACACAATCGGCTATCCAGGTGATAAAGAAGATGGAACACTATGGGATAGTAAAGGGAAAGTTTTAATGTTTTTAGGCGAAAACTACCTAGCATACGATGCCTTCATTACACATGGCAATTCGGGATCTCCTTTATTCAATGAGGATGGGAAAGTGATTGGCTTATCGAATGCGAGCAATGATGGAGCCGACGGTGAGATTATGGGTTTCGGCTTTTTGCTGACAGACGAGATATATAAATTTATTGAAATTAATAGATGA